The Brassica napus cultivar Da-Ae chromosome C7, Da-Ae, whole genome shotgun sequence genome has a segment encoding these proteins:
- the LOC106411232 gene encoding autophagy-related protein 8f isoform X2, which produces MAKSTFKEEHDLEKRSAEAARIREKYSDRIPVIVEKAEKSDIPTIDKKKYLVPADLTVGQFVYVIRKRIKLSSEKAIFIFVDNVLPPTGALMSAVYEEKKDDDGFLYVTYSGENTFGFASS; this is translated from the exons ATGGCAAAAAGCACGTTCAAGGAAGAGCATGACCTAG AGAAGAGAAGTGCAGAGGCTGCTCGGATTAGAGAGAAATATTCAGATAGGATTCCG GTGATTGTTGAGAAGGCTGAGAAGAGTGATATACCAACCATCGACAAGAAAAA ATACCTAGTCCCGGCTGATTTGACAGTGGGACAATTCGTGTATGTCATTCGCAAAAGAATCAAACTCAGTTCAGAGAAGGCTATCTTTATATTTGTCGATAATGTCCTTCCTCCAACTG GTGCTCTTATGTCTGCTGTGTATGAAGAGAAAAAGGATGATGATGGCTTCCTCTATGTCACTTAcagcggagaaaacacatttggATTTGCATCGTCATAG
- the LOC106411232 gene encoding autophagy-related protein 8f isoform X1, whose amino-acid sequence MAKSTFKEEHDLGTFLLVFGVLILAFDHVVFFFEPSEKRSAEAARIREKYSDRIPVIVEKAEKSDIPTIDKKKYLVPADLTVGQFVYVIRKRIKLSSEKAIFIFVDNVLPPTGALMSAVYEEKKDDDGFLYVTYSGENTFGFASS is encoded by the exons ATGGCAAAAAGCACGTTCAAGGAAGAGCATGACCTAGGTacctttcttcttgtttttggtgttttgattctCGCTTTTGATcatgttgtctttttttttgaaccttCAGAGAAGAGAAGTGCAGAGGCTGCTCGGATTAGAGAGAAATATTCAGATAGGATTCCG GTGATTGTTGAGAAGGCTGAGAAGAGTGATATACCAACCATCGACAAGAAAAA ATACCTAGTCCCGGCTGATTTGACAGTGGGACAATTCGTGTATGTCATTCGCAAAAGAATCAAACTCAGTTCAGAGAAGGCTATCTTTATATTTGTCGATAATGTCCTTCCTCCAACTG GTGCTCTTATGTCTGCTGTGTATGAAGAGAAAAAGGATGATGATGGCTTCCTCTATGTCACTTAcagcggagaaaacacatttggATTTGCATCGTCATAG